From Algoriphagus sp. NG3, the proteins below share one genomic window:
- the deoC gene encoding deoxyribose-phosphate aldolase, giving the protein MNNLNRFLESTLLKPTMTGADVTLLVREAIEEQFMGVCVPPFWLKQVRRDLGEENVQLVTVIGFPFGYADTATKVFETREAIRQGADELDLVWSQTAFHSGMSWPKVEIAQIAKICHEEERILKVIIEIAYLTEQQIMEACTICEDAGADFVKTSTGYAHNGAQIDHIRLMRKTLSSSVGIKASGGIKTLDFALELIKAGADRIGTSSAKILMDSWRNSG; this is encoded by the coding sequence ATGAATAACCTAAACAGATTTTTAGAATCCACCTTACTTAAGCCTACTATGACTGGGGCTGATGTGACACTGCTTGTCAGGGAAGCGATAGAGGAGCAGTTTATGGGAGTTTGCGTCCCGCCTTTTTGGCTGAAGCAGGTAAGGAGAGATCTGGGTGAGGAAAATGTACAGCTGGTGACTGTGATTGGATTTCCTTTTGGATATGCCGACACAGCTACGAAAGTTTTCGAAACCAGAGAAGCAATCCGCCAGGGTGCAGATGAGTTGGATCTGGTATGGTCTCAGACTGCGTTTCATTCGGGGATGAGTTGGCCCAAAGTGGAGATCGCACAAATCGCCAAAATCTGTCATGAAGAAGAAAGAATTTTAAAGGTGATTATAGAGATAGCTTACTTGACAGAGCAACAAATCATGGAAGCCTGTACGATCTGTGAGGATGCAGGGGCTGATTTTGTGAAAACATCCACCGGATATGCCCACAACGGCGCACAAATAGACCACATCAGGTTAATGCGCAAGACCTTATCCTCCTCAGTAGGTATCAAAGCAAGCGGAGGAATCAAGACGCTTGATTTTGCGCTGGAGTTGATCAAAGCTGGTGCAGACAGGATTGGAACAAGTTCGGCTAAGATCTTGATGGACTCTTGGAGGAATTCCGGTTAA
- a CDS encoding Na/Pi symporter — protein MEGLELKKNKVNRTKSYLLMLLALLLFIFAIDLLTVAMSHLNNEVAENILLATRNPFVSLFIGLLMTALIQSSSTVTASVVAVVAAGNLTLEQAVPMVMGANIGTTLTSTLVSLSYIMNRKQFRRALSAGMLHDIFNIFTVVLLLPLEVYFGFLSKVSISIAHLFVPNESYTGPIVYNKVFTRPITEWISSTIDIPFLTMILSIFLVFGAIKLLSSAVYQAFVLDSFQQLNKLIFRNPYMSFIYGTFFTAAVQSSTVTTSLIVPLVANKKVSVKKSFPFIIGANIGTTITAALAAIYKTEAAIALAIVHFLFNFIGALIFLPFPRLRNLPVQLAKYMGTKSVNSKFIGFAYILLTFFIIPFLLIYFSN, from the coding sequence ATGGAGGGCTTAGAGCTGAAAAAAAACAAAGTAAATAGAACCAAAAGCTATCTGCTGATGCTTCTGGCACTTTTGCTATTCATCTTTGCCATTGACTTACTCACCGTAGCCATGAGCCACTTAAACAATGAAGTGGCAGAAAATATTCTTTTAGCTACCCGTAATCCGTTTGTCAGTCTTTTTATCGGGCTCTTGATGACTGCCCTGATTCAGAGCAGTTCCACAGTCACAGCCAGTGTAGTGGCAGTAGTGGCTGCGGGCAACCTCACACTGGAACAGGCCGTCCCTATGGTGATGGGAGCCAATATAGGGACCACGCTGACTTCTACATTGGTTTCCCTTTCGTATATCATGAATAGAAAACAATTCAGGAGGGCTTTGTCCGCAGGAATGCTTCATGATATTTTCAATATTTTCACGGTGGTTCTTTTGTTGCCATTGGAGGTATATTTCGGTTTCTTGTCCAAGGTTTCCATTTCAATCGCCCACCTCTTTGTACCGAATGAGTCCTACACTGGCCCTATCGTTTACAACAAAGTCTTTACAAGACCTATAACTGAGTGGATCTCCAGTACGATTGATATCCCATTCCTGACCATGATTCTTTCTATTTTTCTGGTCTTTGGTGCTATCAAGCTCCTGTCATCAGCCGTTTACCAAGCATTTGTACTTGACAGCTTTCAACAATTAAACAAGCTGATCTTCAGGAATCCCTACATGTCCTTTATTTATGGCACTTTTTTCACGGCAGCAGTGCAATCCAGCACCGTCACCACCTCGCTGATAGTGCCCCTAGTGGCCAATAAAAAAGTGTCTGTAAAAAAGTCCTTTCCCTTTATCATTGGGGCCAATATAGGGACTACTATTACTGCCGCATTAGCGGCAATATATAAGACAGAAGCTGCCATCGCCTTGGCCATTGTCCATTTTCTCTTCAATTTCATTGGGGCTTTGATCTTTTTGCCATTCCCTAGGCTAAGAAATCTCCCAGTACAATTGGCCAAGTACATGGGTACTAAATCGGTTAACAGCAAGTTTATAGGCTTTGCTTATATCCTGTTGACTTTCTTCATTATTCCTTTTTTACTGATTTATTTCAGCAATTAA
- a CDS encoding nucleoside deaminase produces MELYSHEYFMNVALKQARQAFEEGEIPVGAVIVSKNRVIAKAYNQTEKLNDVTAHAEMLAITSAANYMGAKYLNDCRLYVTLEPCVMCGGALFWSQIAEVHYGASDPKRGFSQNNPGVLHPKTKVFSGSMAQDSELLLQEFFKKLRK; encoded by the coding sequence ATAGAACTATACAGTCACGAGTACTTCATGAATGTAGCCCTAAAACAAGCCCGTCAGGCATTCGAAGAAGGGGAGATTCCAGTGGGTGCAGTCATCGTGTCTAAAAACCGGGTTATTGCCAAAGCATATAACCAGACAGAAAAACTCAACGATGTGACCGCCCACGCCGAAATGCTTGCCATCACTTCTGCGGCTAATTATATGGGGGCAAAATATCTGAATGATTGCAGACTCTACGTTACTTTAGAGCCTTGTGTCATGTGTGGAGGTGCGCTCTTTTGGTCTCAGATCGCAGAGGTTCACTATGGGGCTTCAGATCCCAAAAGAGGCTTTTCACAAAACAATCCGGGTGTTCTGCATCCTAAAACAAAAGTCTTTTCAGGAAGCATGGCCCAGGACTCGGAGCTTCTTTTGCAGGAATTTTTCAAAAAGCTGAGAAAATAA
- a CDS encoding superoxide dismutase — protein MAFELPSLPYATTALEPHIDARTMEIHHGKHHNGYVTNLNNAIAGSDLESKSLEELLQVVGSNTAVRNNGGGHYNHSLFWKIMSPNGGGPATGDLGNAINAKFGNFDAFKEVFNKAAATRFGSGWAWLILTAAGTLEVVSTANQDNPLMDVAEIKGTPIIGLDVWEHAYYLNYQNLRPNYIAAFWNVINWEQANANYAEALKK, from the coding sequence ATGGCTTTCGAACTCCCATCCTTACCTTACGCCACTACGGCATTGGAACCACACATTGACGCAAGAACTATGGAAATCCACCATGGTAAACACCACAATGGATATGTAACTAACCTGAACAACGCAATAGCTGGATCCGACCTGGAAAGCAAATCTCTGGAAGAGCTGCTTCAGGTAGTTGGATCAAATACAGCAGTAAGAAACAACGGTGGAGGACATTATAACCACAGCCTTTTCTGGAAAATCATGTCTCCTAATGGAGGTGGACCTGCTACAGGTGACTTAGGAAATGCCATCAATGCCAAGTTTGGTAACTTTGATGCGTTCAAAGAGGTTTTCAATAAAGCCGCTGCTACACGATTTGGCTCTGGTTGGGCATGGTTGATCCTAACCGCTGCTGGTACCTTGGAAGTGGTGTCTACGGCAAACCAAGACAATCCATTGATGGATGTAGCAGAAATCAAAGGCACCCCGATCATCGGTCTTGATGTATGGGAGCATGCATACTATTTGAATTACCAGAATTTGCGTCCAAATTACATTGCGGCTTTTTGGAATGTGATCAATTGGGAGCAGGCAAATGCAAACTATGCTGAAGCATTGAAAAAATAA
- a CDS encoding outer membrane beta-barrel protein produces the protein MKTTNLLFLTLFIYLLGVSTLAAKDPSMIIGKIVDQNEKPVPYANVALIDANSGNLIDGAVSDEDGVFQIESVKTAKVKLVVSSIGFTQYESEVFELAPGSKKDFGKVTVQDEMTGLDEVTVKSTRPEIIIEPDKTTINVEGTVMAEGSNALDVIGRSPGIYVDQDGIINLNGRAGATVMINDRLTYMSATDLANFLRAMPADNIKSIEVINNPSARFDAEGSAGVINIKLKKNTVDGMFGNVQAGSLYNGQWLPNTGVALNVKKGKWSTNANLNYNHWGNFNDLEINRNFALPEGVSNFFQDSRITTRNKNLFFNGAANYEINENQNLAINIQASSSNDSNTSNSLTTITSPGASDISYLDSKNDSDGKSKRIFANLHYDAKLDTLGTKISADVDFTRMNSDSESMLANMQWAGEDIGNTFDYNILTLNDMYYNIFTAKTDFVKPVGKGNTLEVGLKGSWVMSDNNLYLSRSEEEGPFVPDPNSNSFIYNENVLAAYVSYKGKLSKKLSYQVGLRGEHSDITGNSVTLNQVNKQDYFNLFPSAFLQHKVSDDYQIVYNVNRRITRPNYRLLNPFVYYIDPLTTETGNPNLKPQYSNNIEMNHVVKGAYQFTLGYSETEDAFMQVFLQNEEDRTTTTYTDNFDKTRNANFRAIVPVEIKDWWATSNMAQVSYNQYKSQIGDDYLNSSNISFMIRSQHNLTLPWGFKAEVMGIYLGPQIWGQGEIAGFGWVDAGVTKSIMKDKITLSVNGTDIFRTQLIKADIDFAAMDTNFRQYRSNQGVRFTLKYNFSKGESFRVKSNSGSSEERNRLD, from the coding sequence ATGAAAACGACCAATCTGCTATTTTTGACACTTTTTATCTACTTGCTCGGGGTAAGCACTCTAGCAGCCAAAGACCCAAGTATGATTATAGGTAAAATTGTAGATCAAAATGAAAAGCCCGTGCCTTATGCGAATGTGGCTTTGATCGATGCCAACTCCGGAAACCTTATAGATGGAGCCGTTTCTGATGAGGACGGGGTTTTTCAGATTGAATCTGTGAAAACTGCTAAGGTTAAGCTGGTAGTATCCTCAATCGGATTTACACAATATGAGTCAGAAGTATTTGAACTTGCTCCGGGATCGAAGAAGGATTTTGGAAAAGTAACTGTACAGGATGAAATGACTGGCCTGGATGAAGTCACTGTGAAATCCACCCGTCCCGAGATCATCATAGAACCTGATAAAACTACAATCAACGTGGAAGGTACTGTAATGGCCGAAGGCTCCAATGCGCTGGACGTAATAGGAAGATCCCCGGGAATATATGTGGATCAGGACGGGATAATCAACCTGAACGGAAGAGCCGGGGCGACAGTGATGATCAATGATCGGTTGACTTATATGAGTGCTACCGATCTGGCAAATTTCCTTCGTGCTATGCCAGCAGATAATATCAAAAGCATAGAAGTGATCAATAATCCATCAGCAAGGTTTGATGCGGAGGGTTCTGCCGGCGTGATCAATATCAAACTGAAAAAGAATACAGTGGACGGTATGTTTGGCAATGTGCAAGCCGGATCCCTGTATAATGGTCAATGGCTTCCAAATACAGGCGTGGCGCTGAATGTGAAAAAAGGAAAGTGGAGCACCAATGCCAATTTGAATTATAACCACTGGGGAAATTTCAATGACTTGGAGATCAATAGAAATTTTGCTCTCCCGGAAGGAGTTTCAAATTTTTTCCAAGACTCAAGAATTACTACCAGAAACAAAAACCTGTTTTTCAACGGAGCTGCTAACTATGAGATCAACGAAAACCAAAACCTGGCTATCAATATACAGGCATCTAGTTCCAATGATTCCAATACAAGCAACTCGCTGACCACAATCACTTCTCCTGGGGCATCCGATATAAGCTATTTGGATTCAAAAAATGATTCGGATGGCAAAAGTAAACGGATATTTGCCAACCTGCATTACGATGCCAAGTTGGACACGTTGGGAACGAAGATCAGTGCGGATGTGGATTTTACCCGGATGAACTCAGACAGTGAGTCTATGCTGGCAAATATGCAATGGGCAGGAGAGGATATAGGGAATACCTTTGATTACAATATATTGACCCTCAATGATATGTATTATAATATATTCACCGCCAAAACGGACTTTGTTAAGCCTGTAGGAAAGGGGAATACGCTGGAAGTTGGACTAAAAGGCAGCTGGGTCATGTCTGATAACAACCTGTACTTAAGTAGATCCGAGGAAGAAGGGCCATTTGTCCCTGACCCAAACAGTAACAGCTTTATCTATAATGAAAATGTCCTGGCGGCTTATGTATCCTATAAAGGGAAGTTGTCCAAAAAACTTAGCTATCAAGTAGGCCTGAGAGGAGAACACTCCGATATCACCGGTAACTCAGTCACCCTAAACCAGGTAAATAAGCAGGATTACTTCAACTTATTTCCAAGTGCTTTTTTACAGCATAAAGTCAGTGATGATTATCAGATCGTCTATAATGTAAACCGCAGAATTACCAGACCAAATTACCGATTGCTGAATCCATTTGTGTATTACATAGATCCCTTGACCACGGAGACAGGCAACCCGAATCTGAAGCCACAATACTCTAATAATATTGAGATGAATCATGTGGTAAAAGGAGCTTATCAGTTTACATTGGGGTATAGTGAGACAGAGGATGCGTTTATGCAGGTGTTTTTGCAGAATGAAGAAGACCGCACCACGACCACTTATACCGATAATTTTGACAAAACCAGAAATGCCAACTTCAGAGCTATCGTTCCTGTAGAGATCAAGGACTGGTGGGCCACTTCCAATATGGCACAGGTGAGCTATAACCAATACAAATCCCAGATTGGCGATGATTATCTAAATAGTTCAAATATCTCGTTTATGATTCGCTCCCAGCATAATCTGACCTTGCCTTGGGGATTCAAAGCGGAAGTGATGGGTATCTATCTGGGGCCACAGATCTGGGGACAGGGTGAGATAGCAGGATTTGGCTGGGTGGATGCCGGTGTGACCAAATCCATTATGAAGGATAAAATCACATTGTCTGTAAATGGAACGGACATTTTCCGAACCCAATTAATCAAAGCAGACATAGATTTCGCTGCAATGGATACCAATTTCCGTCAGTATCGCAGCAATCAGGGCGTAAGATTTACCTTGAAGTACAACTTCTCAAAGGGAGAAAGCTTCCGGGTGAAAAGTAACTCGGGAAGCTCAGAAGAGCGGAATAGATTGGATTAA
- a CDS encoding serine hydrolase domain-containing protein, with amino-acid sequence MEKRILLPLLLCFVAGFNEVVFAQDFSTLDQYLDSVAVHDKFMGNLLIAHDGEVIYERSIGFQDIDSGEELTSTSRLRIGSITKMFTAALVLKNVEEGKLSLDQPLSDFYPEVKNAEKITISNLLQHRSGIHNFTNDEVYMTYYQSAQNEGSMVEKIVAAGSDFEPDSKGEYSNSNFVLLTYILEKVNQSSYSALIKDNIASPLKLNSTYVGKSPLKDEAKSYQFVEGKWVLEPFTDMSVPAGAGAVVSTSEDLLRFIEGLFAGKIISQESLELMKEIKDGYGRGMFQYPYAEKKFYGHTGGIDGFRSLIGYFPNEKLTIVTLSNGLNFNSNDITIAMLHSYFGHEVSIPSFTTVELSEEEIDQYVGEYSSE; translated from the coding sequence ATGGAAAAACGAATATTATTACCCTTGTTGTTGTGTTTTGTCGCCGGGTTTAATGAGGTGGTTTTTGCGCAGGATTTTTCAACCCTCGACCAATACTTAGATTCCGTAGCTGTTCATGACAAATTCATGGGGAATCTGTTAATCGCCCACGACGGAGAAGTAATTTATGAGCGATCAATTGGATTCCAAGATATCGATTCAGGTGAAGAACTGACCAGTACATCTAGGCTTCGCATAGGTTCTATCACCAAAATGTTCACCGCAGCATTAGTGCTCAAAAATGTGGAGGAGGGTAAATTAAGCCTTGATCAACCTCTTTCTGACTTTTATCCCGAAGTAAAAAATGCCGAGAAAATCACAATAAGCAATTTGCTTCAGCATCGCAGTGGAATTCACAATTTCACCAATGACGAAGTCTATATGACTTACTATCAAAGTGCTCAAAATGAGGGATCTATGGTAGAGAAAATTGTGGCTGCGGGATCTGATTTTGAACCTGATAGCAAAGGTGAATATTCCAATTCCAATTTTGTGCTTCTGACTTATATTTTGGAGAAAGTGAATCAGTCATCCTATTCAGCACTGATCAAAGACAATATCGCTTCGCCCCTGAAGCTGAATAGTACTTATGTAGGTAAAAGCCCTCTTAAAGATGAAGCTAAATCCTATCAATTTGTTGAGGGAAAATGGGTCTTGGAGCCCTTCACAGATATGTCTGTTCCGGCCGGAGCAGGTGCGGTGGTATCCACCAGTGAGGACTTGTTAAGATTCATTGAAGGTCTTTTTGCAGGCAAAATTATTTCTCAGGAAAGCCTCGAACTGATGAAAGAGATCAAAGACGGGTATGGAAGAGGAATGTTTCAATACCCCTACGCCGAGAAGAAATTTTATGGTCATACAGGAGGAATCGATGGGTTTCGTTCTCTGATAGGCTATTTTCCTAATGAAAAGCTGACAATTGTTACTCTTTCAAATGGGCTAAACTTTAATAGTAACGATATCACCATTGCCATGCTGCATAGCTATTTTGGCCATGAAGTGAGTATTCCAAGCTTTACCACCGTGGAGCTAAGTGAGGAGGAAATAGATCAATATGTGGGTGAATATTCTTCAGAGTAG
- a CDS encoding MaoC family dehydratase — MPPVIIGSFEEFEQHIGQSLGTSEYFHITQEQINIFAKATHDHQWIHTDPERAKAEGAFGNTIAHGYLTLSIVPHLWDQIVDVRNLKMMINYGIESLKFANPVLVDSEVRLAAKLKNVANLRGTVKAEVEVKLEIKDQKKPAFTGVLIFLYHFE, encoded by the coding sequence ATGCCCCCAGTAATCATAGGTAGTTTTGAAGAGTTCGAGCAGCACATAGGTCAAAGCCTCGGCACCTCCGAGTATTTCCATATCACTCAGGAACAGATCAATATCTTTGCAAAAGCTACTCACGATCATCAATGGATCCATACGGATCCTGAGCGGGCTAAGGCTGAGGGCGCTTTTGGAAATACGATAGCCCATGGCTATCTGACTTTAAGTATAGTGCCACATCTTTGGGATCAAATCGTAGACGTAAGAAATCTCAAAATGATGATTAATTACGGAATCGAATCTCTCAAATTTGCCAATCCGGTGTTGGTGGACAGTGAGGTAAGATTAGCTGCCAAGCTGAAAAATGTGGCTAATCTAAGAGGAACTGTCAAAGCGGAAGTAGAGGTAAAACTGGAAATCAAAGACCAGAAAAAACCTGCATTTACCGGTGTGTTGATATTCTTATATCATTTCGAATAA
- a CDS encoding DUF3857 domain-containing protein: MSIIIFQNSPLIVNEDPVIYSLLEEHQRVEILDNYHVMRTIERKHTILSQEGLRHAYTSIFYDRLNSIQNFELEVIDPLSAKTLSKAKLKDMSDAAINSRSSIFDDNRHKYYEVSSSKFPVVVKVKYETKASTNFQLADWIPVHNYHQKVTQSTLTVVYPETIGLRYKELNLLGERTENIEAGKVEMTWLERDLPVQLPDLKKEDDHKLILAPLNFSLGEFSGKMEDWAGLAEWQYKLNEGRNSLPRDFAEKVKAMVSDADTEYEKIQILYSYLQKNYRYVSIQLGIGGWQTTSAADVVKYAYGDCKGLTNLMQSMLKVVGIASNYTLVYAGKNADDIETDLPSNQFNHVILQVPIQGSASPVWLECTSNSLPAGFLGDFTRNRHVLVINEEGGGLTKTPAYNTDYWNAVRSTNHVLITGDGNATISSDVQVEGNFAEQMLMVKQYLDTREQRDYFNKNSPVSGLIIRDYKLHIDKKDSLLSADIHYEGFIQKFVQNTAKRMILKPFLGKVTEEMLANNSLNQIDEYQIELPEIMVAENLSEQLMLEEEGISVVLQTSLSGRNLSVIRSINLSLKDDVPEESKSEIVKRINSLGSTNFYFTKNTTTSTHE; encoded by the coding sequence TTGAGTATCATTATTTTTCAAAATTCTCCATTAATTGTCAATGAAGATCCAGTGATTTATTCCTTGCTGGAAGAGCATCAGCGGGTAGAGATTCTGGATAATTATCACGTCATGCGCACGATAGAGAGAAAGCACACCATCTTGTCTCAGGAAGGTTTGCGACATGCCTATACTTCTATATTTTATGATAGGCTAAATTCCATCCAAAATTTTGAGTTGGAAGTAATTGACCCCTTAAGTGCGAAAACCCTCAGTAAGGCTAAATTAAAAGACATGTCAGACGCTGCTATCAATAGCAGGAGCAGCATTTTCGATGACAATAGGCATAAATATTATGAAGTAAGCAGTAGTAAATTTCCAGTGGTAGTGAAAGTGAAATATGAGACCAAGGCTTCTACCAATTTCCAATTAGCCGATTGGATTCCGGTTCACAACTACCATCAAAAGGTGACACAATCTACTTTAACAGTTGTATATCCAGAAACTATTGGTCTTCGGTATAAGGAATTGAATCTGCTAGGGGAGCGGACGGAAAACATTGAAGCTGGGAAAGTGGAGATGACTTGGTTAGAAAGAGACCTTCCGGTTCAATTGCCTGATCTGAAAAAAGAAGATGATCATAAATTAATCCTGGCACCTCTGAATTTTTCCTTGGGTGAATTCAGTGGGAAGATGGAGGACTGGGCTGGCTTGGCCGAATGGCAATACAAGTTGAATGAAGGACGAAATTCGCTTCCAAGAGATTTTGCAGAGAAGGTAAAAGCGATGGTTTCTGATGCGGATACGGAATATGAAAAGATTCAGATACTCTACAGCTATCTCCAGAAAAACTATCGATACGTCAGTATTCAGCTCGGAATAGGAGGATGGCAAACCACTTCTGCCGCAGATGTAGTAAAATACGCCTATGGAGATTGTAAAGGATTGACTAACCTTATGCAGTCCATGCTGAAGGTTGTCGGTATCGCGTCTAACTATACCCTGGTGTATGCAGGAAAAAATGCTGATGATATAGAGACCGACCTTCCTTCTAACCAGTTTAACCATGTAATCCTTCAGGTTCCTATTCAGGGCTCAGCAAGTCCAGTTTGGCTGGAATGCACATCTAATTCCCTTCCTGCTGGATTTCTTGGGGATTTTACCCGGAATAGACATGTTCTAGTGATCAATGAAGAAGGTGGGGGACTCACCAAGACCCCTGCTTATAACACAGATTATTGGAATGCTGTCCGCAGTACAAATCACGTATTGATCACCGGCGACGGCAATGCCACTATCAGCTCAGATGTACAGGTGGAGGGTAATTTCGCTGAACAGATGCTGATGGTAAAGCAATACCTGGATACCAGGGAGCAGCGCGACTATTTCAATAAAAACTCTCCGGTATCAGGATTGATTATCAGAGATTACAAGCTGCACATAGACAAGAAAGACTCTCTCTTATCTGCAGACATTCACTATGAAGGATTCATCCAAAAATTTGTTCAGAACACAGCGAAACGTATGATTTTAAAACCGTTTTTGGGAAAAGTGACTGAGGAAATGCTGGCCAATAATTCACTCAATCAGATAGACGAATACCAGATTGAACTCCCGGAAATAATGGTAGCTGAGAATCTTTCAGAACAGCTTATGCTTGAGGAAGAGGGGATCAGTGTGGTTTTGCAGACTTCATTATCCGGGAGAAATCTTAGCGTAATCCGGTCAATTAATCTATCACTTAAGGACGACGTACCTGAAGAATCTAAGTCAGAAATCGTGAAGCGTATAAACTCCCTAGGTTCTACCAATTTCTATTTCACTAAAAACACCACAACCAGTACGCATGAATAG
- a CDS encoding DUF3857 domain-containing protein, which yields MNRSLLILFTFLLSFPGISQTAKLGQANQEEINLTEVAYEPDATAVILVHEGDSRFFGNVFETTYFVRMKILKEPGKQYSDVRLPYYVGDKGYENISGVKAQTVNHSNGKAETIKVEKQGIFDVALADGYKELRITFPNVQVGSILEYTYKKSDKNLTFIDGWTFQRSIPTLFSKYQITMSPYLEYRTLGQGSNYATKVEKTASQGVYTWTMRDQYALNEEPFMKNYRDYIDRIEFQLTTYQSGAEWKKVLESWEVLGDDMITYYANKGFYRSSPIEKEFLSVDLTGATQKEKAEKAYYYLRNNFMIEGDDWIYPKQSLNQLLKSKVGTPGELMLALMGILKSLGITCDPVLIGSKGYGRSELVEFPFLNQFDEILLLTELDGQLQFLDLTDRMAPFGYVDLDKHVSKGLLLQKKTSKLIPIDISHRSNTVHYSIVTVDESGDLTSKSSYRSYYYKGLELAHMVESHEKSNEPMEKFFKSDGDSEFSEVTVEDALHEKHFYTINYEVNYPTTVDSDFISFTPIKLSSFSKNPFSEEYRVFPVDFEYAFNETYNTNLVIPEGYEIDDFPLDEKLTIEGGYVTFMYTIKTSGNMLQINAKFDVRKPLIPAYHYGNLKFFMESVASKLSEPVILKKNSNNRRDLSIVGEN from the coding sequence ATGAATAGATCTCTACTTATACTGTTTACCTTTCTTCTTTCCTTTCCCGGTATTTCTCAGACAGCCAAATTGGGTCAGGCAAATCAGGAAGAAATTAATCTTACGGAAGTGGCCTATGAGCCAGATGCTACCGCTGTGATTTTAGTACATGAAGGAGACTCAAGGTTTTTTGGGAATGTCTTCGAGACTACCTATTTCGTACGGATGAAGATTTTGAAGGAGCCGGGGAAGCAATATTCAGATGTCCGCTTGCCCTATTATGTAGGAGATAAAGGCTATGAGAATATCTCTGGAGTGAAAGCCCAAACTGTAAATCATAGCAATGGTAAGGCAGAGACAATAAAGGTGGAGAAGCAGGGGATTTTTGATGTGGCGTTGGCGGATGGATATAAGGAGTTGAGGATTACGTTTCCAAACGTACAAGTGGGATCTATCCTTGAATATACCTATAAGAAATCGGACAAGAATCTCACCTTCATAGATGGATGGACTTTTCAGCGAAGTATTCCCACACTTTTTAGCAAATATCAGATTACTATGTCGCCTTATCTGGAATATAGAACACTAGGCCAGGGAAGCAACTATGCTACCAAGGTAGAAAAAACTGCATCCCAAGGCGTGTACACTTGGACCATGAGAGACCAGTATGCGCTAAATGAGGAGCCTTTCATGAAAAATTACCGCGACTACATTGACCGCATAGAATTTCAGCTGACCACCTATCAATCAGGAGCAGAATGGAAGAAGGTACTGGAAAGCTGGGAAGTATTGGGAGATGACATGATTACTTACTATGCCAACAAGGGATTTTATAGGAGCAGTCCTATTGAAAAGGAATTTTTATCGGTGGACTTGACAGGCGCTACACAAAAGGAAAAGGCAGAAAAGGCGTACTACTATTTGAGAAATAATTTTATGATAGAAGGAGACGATTGGATTTATCCTAAGCAGAGTTTAAATCAACTCCTGAAAAGTAAAGTAGGAACACCTGGTGAGCTAATGCTAGCCTTAATGGGAATATTAAAATCTCTCGGGATTACCTGTGATCCGGTTTTAATAGGAAGTAAGGGCTATGGCAGAAGTGAGTTGGTAGAATTTCCGTTCCTAAATCAGTTTGATGAAATCCTGTTGCTCACTGAACTTGATGGACAACTTCAGTTTCTGGATCTCACTGATCGAATGGCTCCTTTCGGTTATGTGGATCTGGATAAGCATGTATCAAAAGGTCTATTACTGCAAAAAAAAACAAGTAAACTAATCCCTATTGACATAAGCCATAGATCCAATACGGTGCATTATAGTATAGTGACAGTAGATGAATCGGGAGATTTGACTTCGAAGAGTTCCTATAGAAGTTACTATTACAAGGGGCTTGAGCTGGCTCATATGGTGGAATCTCATGAGAAGAGCAATGAGCCTATGGAGAAGTTTTTCAAATCTGACGGTGATTCAGAATTCAGTGAGGTAACTGTGGAAGATGCGCTTCATGAAAAGCACTTTTACACCATAAATTATGAAGTGAATTATCCTACTACTGTCGATAGCGACTTTATTTCCTTTACTCCAATAAAGCTATCTTCATTTTCTAAAAATCCTTTTTCTGAGGAGTATAGGGTGTTTCCGGTTGATTTTGAATATGCTTTTAATGAGACTTACAACACTAATTTGGTGATTCCTGAAGGTTACGAAATTGATGATTTTCCCTTAGATGAAAAACTCACGATCGAGGGAGGGTATGTAACTTTCATGTATACCATCAAAACCTCTGGTAATATGCTGCAAATCAATGCAAAGTTCGATGTCAGAAAACCTTTGATTCCAGCCTATCATTACGGGAATCTGAAGTTTTTTATGGAAAGTGTGGCCTCAAAACTTTCTGAGCCTGTTATTTTAAAAAAGAATTCCAATAACCGCAGGGATTTATCCATTGTCGGGGAGAATTGA